The Brasilonema sennae CENA114 genome includes a region encoding these proteins:
- a CDS encoding cytochrome c oxidase subunit 3 translates to MESPLDSGNSLSKNLNSTPKRDNLAFGFPIFLLSESIIFVSFFVTYALLRWKNSTWFPPGVSGLDIPRAAINTVILVSSSIVLYFAERAIARHKLVKFRRLWLLTAALGVIFLIGQVIEWRNMPFGLDAGLAGATFYLLTGFHGMHVFTGVVLLLYMYGRSLVPGNYNAGHQGVSAVSLFWHFVDVIWIILFMLLYIW, encoded by the coding sequence ATGGAAAGCCCGCTCGATTCAGGAAATTCGCTTTCAAAAAACCTTAATTCAACGCCTAAGCGGGATAATCTTGCCTTTGGGTTTCCCATATTCCTCCTATCGGAGAGCATCATATTTGTCAGCTTTTTTGTCACCTATGCGCTGCTTCGTTGGAAAAATTCAACTTGGTTTCCACCTGGAGTTTCTGGGTTAGATATTCCCAGAGCGGCAATTAACACCGTTATTTTGGTGTCCAGTAGTATCGTGCTCTATTTTGCAGAGCGAGCGATCGCTCGCCACAAGCTGGTTAAATTTCGTCGTCTGTGGTTACTGACTGCTGCATTGGGTGTGATTTTTCTGATTGGGCAGGTGATTGAATGGCGTAATATGCCCTTTGGACTGGATGCAGGGCTGGCAGGTGCAACCTTCTATCTGCTGACTGGCTTTCATGGAATGCACGTTTTTACTGGCGTGGTGTTGCTGCTGTATATGTATGGACGCTCCCTGGTTCCCGGTAATTACAATGCGGGTCATCAGGGCGTGAGTGCAGTCTCCCTATTCTGGCACTTCGTTGATGTTATTTGGATTATTTTGTTTATGTTGCTTTACATCTGGTAG
- a CDS encoding MarC family protein, with the protein MVNLITEHTLLMFTVKAFGALFPIANPIGAVAFFYSLTAEDSPKFRLIQARKTALNVTAVLIISFLVGKFILSFLGISLGVLRIAGGLIVAHTAWEMVTAHPRLTKQEHQEAIDKEDVSFTPMAIPMISGPGAIGVVIGLSTQTHHWIEQLGCITGILLLGLLVYLFLVLGEPLIEKFGATGMGAFNRILGFLILAIAVQLISEGVLELLK; encoded by the coding sequence ATGGTTAATTTAATCACAGAACACACACTTCTAATGTTTACCGTAAAGGCTTTCGGGGCACTTTTTCCTATCGCGAATCCTATCGGTGCTGTAGCTTTTTTCTACAGCTTAACAGCAGAAGACTCTCCCAAGTTTCGACTCATCCAAGCTCGTAAAACAGCTTTGAATGTCACAGCAGTGCTAATTATATCGTTCCTGGTAGGTAAATTCATTCTCAGCTTTTTGGGCATTTCATTGGGAGTTTTGCGAATTGCAGGCGGTCTGATTGTTGCTCATACCGCATGGGAAATGGTAACTGCTCACCCACGATTAACCAAGCAAGAACATCAAGAAGCCATAGACAAGGAAGACGTTTCCTTTACACCGATGGCAATTCCGATGATTAGCGGTCCGGGTGCTATTGGAGTTGTGATCGGACTCTCAACTCAAACGCATCACTGGATTGAACAACTGGGCTGCATTACAGGAATTTTACTATTAGGACTGTTAGTTTATTTGTTTCTGGTTTTAGGAGAGCCACTAATTGAGAAGTTTGGAGCAACAGGTATGGGCGCATTCAATCGCATTCTGGGATTTTTGATTTTAGCAATCGCGGTGCAGTTAATTTCAGAAGGTGTTCTGGAATTACTTAAGTAG
- the tkt gene encoding transketolase, with translation MIAQTQIANQTQLDELCINTIRTLSMDAVQQANSGHPGTPMAMAPVAYCLWQRFLRFDPEDPIWANRDRFVLSNGHASMLLYSLLHLTGVKAVNAKYEQLGEPSVTLDDIKRFRQLDSKCPGHPEYRWTSGVETTTGPLGQGVATSVGMAIAGQWMAQYFNRPDFELFNYNVYALCGDGCMMEGISNEAASLAGHLRLRNLCWIYDNNHITIEGHTNLTFNDDVGTRFLAYGWNILRVSDANDLNALEQAFNTFEQTHDRPTLIIIDSHIGYGAPHKQDTSAAHGEPLGEDEIRLTKRSYGWPEDAKFFVPDGVREHFQTQLGQRGHKLREQWIHTFNEYAAVYPEMANQLHKMQHRQLRDSWEAALPTFPTDAKGVSGRDASAKVLNAIAQQIPWLIGGSADLAPSTKTRLTFDGAGDFSAGDRSGRNFHFGIREHAMAAILNGLSLSKVRPYGSGFFIFSDYCRPSIRLSALMEIPVIYIFTHDSIGVGEDGPTHQPVEQLASLRAIPGLITLRPADANEVVEAWRVIMQLQHQPVVLVLTRQALPTFDRTQYAAASGLAKGAYILADAEDGQPNVLLLATGSEVSLCIEAYEQLKTEGIKARVVSMPSWELFEQQSQDYRDSVIPPAVTARVCVEQASTFGWGEYVGSRGARIVMHTFGASAPLKELQRKFGFTPNQVVAAAKAQLAS, from the coding sequence GTGATTGCTCAAACTCAAATTGCAAATCAAACTCAACTCGATGAGCTGTGCATTAACACGATTCGTACCCTATCAATGGATGCGGTGCAGCAGGCAAACTCTGGGCATCCAGGTACACCAATGGCAATGGCTCCTGTCGCCTACTGTTTATGGCAGCGATTTTTACGGTTCGACCCCGAAGATCCCATTTGGGCAAATCGCGATCGCTTCGTGCTCTCGAACGGTCATGCCTCCATGCTGCTATATTCGTTGTTACATTTAACTGGTGTCAAAGCAGTTAATGCTAAGTATGAGCAATTAGGTGAGCCATCTGTTACACTGGATGATATTAAGCGCTTCCGTCAACTTGATAGTAAATGTCCTGGTCATCCTGAATATCGCTGGACTTCTGGAGTTGAAACCACGACAGGACCATTGGGGCAAGGAGTAGCAACGAGTGTGGGGATGGCGATCGCCGGACAGTGGATGGCGCAATATTTTAATCGACCTGACTTCGAGCTATTCAACTACAACGTTTATGCTCTATGTGGAGACGGCTGCATGATGGAGGGCATCTCCAACGAAGCAGCTTCCTTAGCAGGACATCTCCGGCTAAGGAACCTGTGCTGGATTTACGACAACAATCACATCACTATTGAAGGACACACCAATTTAACCTTTAATGATGATGTGGGCACTCGGTTTCTAGCCTATGGCTGGAACATCCTTCGTGTCAGTGATGCCAATGATCTCAATGCACTGGAACAAGCATTCAACACCTTTGAGCAAACTCACGACCGCCCTACCTTGATCATTATCGATAGCCATATTGGATATGGAGCACCGCACAAACAAGATACCAGTGCAGCTCACGGAGAACCGTTGGGAGAAGACGAAATCCGGTTAACAAAACGCAGTTACGGCTGGCCAGAAGATGCGAAGTTTTTCGTTCCTGATGGCGTGCGCGAACACTTCCAGACGCAACTGGGACAGCGAGGACACAAACTGCGCGAGCAATGGATACACACCTTCAATGAATATGCTGCTGTGTATCCAGAAATGGCAAACCAACTTCACAAAATGCAACATCGCCAACTTCGTGATAGTTGGGAAGCCGCATTGCCAACGTTTCCAACTGATGCAAAAGGAGTTTCTGGACGGGATGCTTCTGCAAAGGTGCTGAATGCGATCGCCCAACAGATCCCTTGGCTGATTGGCGGCTCTGCTGACTTGGCTCCCTCCACCAAAACACGGCTCACCTTTGATGGAGCAGGAGATTTTAGCGCGGGCGATCGCTCCGGACGTAACTTTCATTTTGGCATCCGCGAACACGCAATGGCGGCGATTCTCAACGGACTCTCGCTCAGCAAAGTGCGTCCCTATGGTTCCGGGTTCTTTATTTTCAGCGACTACTGCCGTCCATCCATTCGCCTCAGCGCGTTAATGGAGATTCCAGTCATTTACATCTTCACACATGACTCGATTGGGGTAGGTGAAGATGGCCCAACTCATCAACCCGTTGAGCAGTTGGCTTCGTTGCGAGCGATTCCGGGACTGATTACCCTACGACCTGCTGATGCTAACGAAGTTGTGGAAGCATGGCGAGTGATTATGCAGTTGCAGCATCAACCAGTCGTGCTGGTGCTGACTCGACAGGCATTACCCACGTTTGATCGCACTCAGTATGCGGCGGCATCCGGTTTGGCTAAAGGAGCTTATATTTTGGCAGATGCAGAAGATGGTCAACCCAATGTGCTGCTGCTAGCAACTGGAAGCGAAGTTTCGCTTTGCATTGAAGCGTATGAACAACTTAAGACCGAAGGGATAAAAGCGCGGGTTGTGAGTATGCCATCGTGGGAGCTGTTTGAGCAGCAAAGTCAGGACTACCGCGATAGTGTGATTCCACCTGCGGTGACTGCTCGTGTCTGTGTGGAACAAGCATCGACGTTTGGCTGGGGCGAGTATGTCGGTTCTAGAGGTGCTCGCATTGTCATGCATACGTTTGGTGCTTCAGCGCCCCTGAAAGAATTGCAGCGCAAGTTTGGCTTTACTCCAAATCAGGTTGTTGCAGCTGCAAAAGCCCAGTTAGCAAGCTGA
- a CDS encoding cytochrome c oxidase subunit II, with protein MRTFNITLLAIFVGVIILTSHAMGQQAYHWLPIAAAAEAEPVGHLFSFLVTLGTIVFLSVMGVLVYSILFYRASDTSDAPAIRGNLKLEITWTVIPILLVIWIAGYSYNIYQRMNILGSLPLVHLHLLESPAYAETGSSNMQPTEQIEVIAKQWSWSFHYPSQNVTSTELHIRVNRPVHLMLKSEDVVHGFYVPNFRIKQDIVPNQTIAFKFTPNRIGQYQLHDSQFSGTYFALMEANVFVDSPERYNQWLAQAATRPSVPAINPAKSEHSQPPKTPLRSNWHTVPPAQPPVVNK; from the coding sequence ATGCGAACCTTTAACATTACGCTATTAGCTATTTTTGTTGGCGTGATCATTCTTACCAGTCATGCAATGGGACAGCAAGCGTATCATTGGCTCCCGATCGCGGCAGCAGCAGAGGCTGAACCCGTAGGTCACTTGTTTAGCTTCCTAGTGACACTCGGAACCATCGTCTTTCTAAGTGTGATGGGAGTGCTAGTTTATTCAATTCTATTTTATCGAGCCAGCGACACGAGCGATGCACCTGCCATTCGCGGCAATTTGAAGCTAGAGATTACCTGGACGGTGATTCCAATTCTGTTGGTGATCTGGATTGCGGGCTATAGCTATAACATTTACCAGCGCATGAACATTCTCGGTTCCTTGCCACTGGTTCATTTACATCTGTTGGAATCCCCCGCCTATGCTGAAACAGGTAGTAGCAATATGCAGCCTACTGAACAAATTGAGGTGATCGCCAAACAGTGGTCTTGGTCGTTCCACTATCCTAGCCAAAATGTCACCAGCACAGAATTACATATTCGTGTCAACCGCCCTGTTCACCTAATGTTGAAGTCTGAAGATGTGGTGCATGGCTTCTATGTGCCCAACTTTCGCATTAAGCAGGACATTGTACCGAATCAGACGATCGCGTTCAAATTTACTCCAAATCGAATTGGTCAATATCAACTGCACGACTCTCAGTTTAGCGGCACTTATTTCGCGCTGATGGAAGCCAATGTGTTTGTCGATTCTCCTGAACGTTACAACCAGTGGTTAGCTCAAGCCGCTACCCGTCCCTCTGTTCCAGCCATCAATCCCGCAAAATCTGAGCATAGTCAACCTCCCAAAACACCGTTAAGGAGCAATTGGCACACCGTTCCACCTGCTCAACCTCCCGTTGTGAATAAATAA
- a CDS encoding DUF2231 domain-containing protein produces the protein MNPQLIDQLKQLGIELGANGLPYRFPLHPNFVHLTLGLFIIAIAFDIAGTLFPLERPILKFFSMPVSRSNFFDVAWYNAVAASVITFFTVTAGFFEILLADPPAEMKSAWGLGAGTTMLLHGVGGVLLLTMIVAMTIWRGYQRFRWRKNNVQQVQLSYLLAGVLMLGYMFVHGTLGAQLGAEFGVHNTAAYLIRQGENPNQVLQQP, from the coding sequence ATGAACCCACAATTAATTGATCAATTAAAGCAATTGGGAATTGAATTGGGGGCAAATGGATTACCCTATCGATTTCCGCTGCATCCGAATTTTGTACATCTGACTTTAGGTTTATTTATTATTGCGATCGCGTTTGATATCGCAGGCACGTTATTTCCGCTAGAACGACCAATTCTGAAGTTCTTCTCAATGCCTGTCAGTCGGTCTAACTTTTTTGACGTGGCATGGTACAACGCTGTAGCGGCATCCGTTATCACCTTTTTCACCGTGACAGCAGGCTTTTTCGAGATCCTGCTAGCCGATCCTCCCGCAGAGATGAAAAGTGCCTGGGGATTGGGTGCAGGTACAACCATGCTGTTGCATGGTGTAGGCGGAGTGTTATTGCTAACCATGATTGTGGCAATGACCATTTGGCGAGGATATCAGCGTTTTCGCTGGCGCAAAAACAATGTTCAGCAGGTTCAGTTGAGTTATCTGTTAGCAGGCGTTTTGATGTTGGGATATATGTTCGTTCATGGCACATTGGGAGCGCAATTGGGAGCCGAGTTTGGCGTGCATAATACGGCTGCTTATCTGATTCGGCAAGGCGAAAACCCTAATCAAGTCCTCCAGCAACCCTAG
- a CDS encoding cytochrome c oxidase subunit I, producing MTNISIKSASEPEQTDWKRYFSFSTDHKVIGVQYLVTAFIFFLFGGLFAMIIRAELLTPQLDVVNRSLYNGLFTMHGTIMIFLWIFPANVGLANYLVPLMIGARETAFPVLNAIAFWLIPVVGILLLFSFFLPSGTAQAGWWSYPPVSIQNPSGHLINGEFIWLLAVTISGVSSIMGGVNLVTTIVRMRAPGMTFFRMPVYVWTTLSAQLLQLFCLPALTGAAILLLFDLSLGTDFFSPFKQGDPMIYQHLFWFYSHPAVYVMALPAFGVFSEVIPAFARKPLFGYKTVAVSSLLISGISTLVWAHHMFASATPNWMRMLFMATSMLVAVPTGIKVFAWTATVWRGKLHFKTPMLFALGGVAMFLFAGITGVMLAAVPFDIHVNNTHFVVGHFHYVVFNTVSMAIYAGIYYWFPKITGRMYSEGWGKLHFWLTFIGANLNFFPMHPLGLQGMVRRIASYDPQYTGWNIVASLGAFLLGMSTLPFIANMVSSWLRGRKAPNNPWNATGLEWTTSSPPPLENFEEIPTVTLEPYSYGESHRLTTDPSSI from the coding sequence ATGACAAATATCTCCATTAAAAGTGCTAGTGAGCCTGAACAAACTGATTGGAAGCGCTACTTCAGCTTCAGCACCGACCATAAGGTAATTGGTGTTCAGTATTTAGTTACAGCATTTATCTTCTTCCTGTTTGGCGGCTTATTCGCCATGATTATTCGTGCCGAACTGCTCACCCCACAATTAGATGTCGTTAATCGCTCCCTTTACAATGGTCTGTTCACAATGCACGGCACGATCATGATCTTTCTGTGGATCTTTCCAGCAAATGTGGGATTAGCGAACTATCTGGTGCCACTGATGATTGGGGCGCGAGAGACGGCGTTTCCGGTGCTGAATGCGATCGCCTTTTGGCTGATTCCAGTTGTGGGGATCTTGCTGTTGTTCAGCTTTTTCTTGCCCAGTGGCACGGCTCAGGCAGGCTGGTGGTCTTATCCTCCGGTGAGCATTCAGAACCCGTCAGGACACTTGATCAACGGAGAATTTATCTGGTTACTGGCAGTGACAATCTCTGGAGTCTCATCCATTATGGGCGGTGTGAACTTAGTCACCACCATTGTGCGAATGCGGGCACCAGGAATGACCTTTTTTCGGATGCCAGTTTATGTCTGGACAACTCTCAGTGCTCAACTGCTGCAATTGTTTTGCCTACCTGCCCTCACGGGTGCAGCTATTCTGCTGCTGTTCGATCTTTCTTTGGGTACCGACTTTTTCAGTCCCTTTAAGCAGGGTGATCCGATGATCTACCAGCACTTGTTCTGGTTTTACTCTCATCCGGCTGTGTATGTCATGGCGTTGCCTGCCTTTGGAGTATTCTCAGAAGTTATTCCTGCCTTTGCTCGCAAACCCTTGTTTGGCTATAAAACCGTTGCCGTTTCCTCCCTGCTCATTTCTGGGATCAGCACCCTTGTTTGGGCGCATCATATGTTTGCTAGCGCCACCCCCAACTGGATGCGAATGTTGTTCATGGCAACATCAATGTTGGTGGCAGTGCCGACAGGAATCAAAGTGTTTGCCTGGACTGCGACCGTTTGGCGGGGCAAACTGCATTTCAAAACCCCGATGCTGTTTGCTTTGGGCGGTGTCGCCATGTTTCTGTTTGCGGGCATTACCGGAGTGATGCTGGCTGCTGTACCCTTTGATATTCATGTTAACAATACTCATTTTGTCGTTGGGCACTTTCATTATGTAGTATTTAATACCGTTAGTATGGCAATATATGCGGGAATCTACTACTGGTTTCCCAAAATAACTGGACGTATGTACTCCGAGGGGTGGGGCAAACTGCACTTCTGGCTCACTTTTATCGGCGCGAACCTCAACTTCTTTCCGATGCACCCGCTCGGCTTACAGGGAATGGTGCGCCGCATCGCCTCCTACGACCCGCAGTACACCGGATGGAATATAGTTGCTAGTTTAGGAGCCTTTCTATTGGGCATGTCCACCTTACCTTTTATTGCCAATATGGTGAGCTCCTGGTTACGGGGACGCAAAGCACCTAATAATCCTTGGAATGCCACTGGACTAGAGTGGACAACCTCCTCACCGCCGCCACTCGAAAACTTTGAAGAAATTCCAACCGTGACTTTAGAACCTTATAGTTACGGAGAATCTCACCGATTAACTACCGATCCGTCGTCTATCTAA
- a CDS encoding DUF2231 domain-containing protein, with protein sequence MLLPPLNNQNLPYPDTMHPVVVHFVIAMVFFAYFCDITGYLSRNHRMFEVSWWNLVLASVAIFVAVIFGQIEAALAQPYPAAQPALNWHTINGWSISGILVAITAWRGIIRVRDPLKVPVVYLGAATFLMCLVCLQIYLGNLVDWVYGLHTVPVVEAMKQGLLK encoded by the coding sequence ATGCTTCTGCCACCGTTGAATAACCAAAATCTCCCCTACCCAGACACCATGCATCCGGTCGTCGTCCACTTTGTGATTGCGATGGTATTTTTTGCCTATTTTTGTGACATAACCGGATATCTTAGCCGCAACCACCGGATGTTTGAAGTGAGCTGGTGGAACCTGGTTCTTGCATCGGTTGCCATCTTTGTTGCCGTGATTTTTGGTCAAATTGAAGCTGCATTAGCACAACCTTATCCAGCTGCCCAGCCCGCATTAAATTGGCACACCATAAACGGTTGGTCAATTTCAGGCATTTTGGTTGCTATCACGGCCTGGCGCGGTATCATCCGAGTTCGTGATCCGTTGAAGGTGCCTGTGGTTTACCTGGGTGCAGCCACGTTTTTGATGTGTCTGGTCTGTTTACAAATTTATTTGGGTAATTTAGTGGATTGGGTGTATGGACTCCATACGGTGCCTGTGGTGGAAGCAATGAAACAAGGACTTCTAAAATGA